The Alnus glutinosa chromosome 1, dhAlnGlut1.1, whole genome shotgun sequence region aattagtgattaaagtataaatttatGCTTTTTAGGTAACTATTTTAACTCTAACAATTGGAAATAGGTTCAGACATGTCACGTAAAGTAAAAGCTTGACGAATTGGCGGTAACaaaatttgtttatataataaatttgaagcacaatatatatatatatattttaattctttttttttgtaagttaaaAGCACAAAAATGGATGAAATGAGTGGTAGATCTCTTAGCTGGGCCTATGACGTAATCGTCTCATTGGGTGGGCCCTTGTATTCTCTTTGACACTTCTCCTCCCTCACGAGGCCGATATATATCTCCGTTAAGTAACGCCTCGCTTTTTCAGTGCAATTCACTCAGAAAGTGATAGCGCCCGTAAAGTGTTTAATTGAAAAGTAGTACACTAGTTTTCTCCCTGTTTGACTTCAATGGCGGCCTCAGTGGAGAACCGTCGGTTCACTCATCCAGAACTCGCCGCGAATGGCCTCGGTCGCAACTTCAAACCCGTTCCCAGCAGTCACCGGTCCGACTCGCCGGAGCGTTGCCGTCAAATACCGTCGAGTCCAAAGAAACGGGCCGAGACGGTGGAAGATTCGTCGAGTGAGGACGAAAATGAGAACGATTATAGAGAGCTCATACAGGAAGGGAACGGCGAATTGGAGCCGTCGATCCTGGACTCGCGAGATGAAGCCACCGCCGATAAATGGATCGAGCGCAACGCTACCATGGTCCGCCTCACAGGGAAGCACCCCTTCAACTCGGAGGCGCCCCTAACCCGGCTCATGCACCACGGGTTCATCACGCCGGTCCCGCTCCATTACGTGCGTAACCACGGTCCGGTTCCCAAAGGCAGGTGGGAGGACTGGACCGTTGAAGTCTGCGGGCTCGTCAACGGACCCGCCAGGTTCACCATGGACCGGCTCGTGACCGAGTTCCGGAGCCGCGAGTTCCCAGTCACGCTGGTCTGCGCCGGTAACAGACGCAAAGAGCAGAACATGGTGAAGCAAACCATCGGGTTCAACTGGGGGGCCGCAGGGGTCTCCACCTCGGTGTGGCGCGGCGTACTGCTGCGCGATGTGCTCAAGCGGTGCGGGATCTTCAGCCGTAAACGTGGGGCCCTCAACGTGTGTTTTGAGGGCGCTGAGGATTTGCCAGGTGGCGGTGGGTCTAAGTACGGGACCAGTATCAAGTACGAGATCGCGATGGACCCGTCGCGTGACATCATCTTGGGGTACATGCAAAACGGTGAACGTCTGTCGCCGGACCATGGGTTCCCGGTGCGGATGATCATACCGGGGTTCATCGGCGGGCGAATGGTGAAATGGCTGAAGCGGATCATAGTGACAACCCAGGAATCCAATAATTACTACCACTATAACGACAATAGAGTACTTCCCTCGCACGTTGACGCCGAGCTAGCAAACGCCGAAGGTACCTACTTTTGGCATGTGATCATGCCGTGCCTTTTCAACTTCTGTTCGAAAAATCACACTGTTTTCTTTACTCTTGCACccagaaaaaaatatatgcttttttctttctttttgcttgAAGTTACTTTTATTTGCACGAGTTTATGTTCATAATTAAccatctaacttttttttttaaaaaaataaaataaaataaaattatgcactacatatatatattgagttgAAATAAATTTGGGGGGTGTTGTGCAGCTTGGTGGTACAAGCCTGAGTATATCATCAATGACCTGAACGTAAACTCTGTGATAACGACGCCATTACACGAGGAGATCTTGCCGATAAACTCGTGGACAACGCAGAGGCCATACACTTTGAGGGGCTATGCATATTCCGGTGagttacattaatatttttaacgtACTCTTTGTTCATTCCTAAAATTGGagttatataataaatatatacgaggGTGGAACTCAAAGCTGGGCTTGATCGGCGTGTGTGCATCTTGATTTTGTTCACGTGGGTTCCATCGATCTAGAGTGTTATCGACAAATTCACAAAATATTGTTCTCTTTTTGTGTTCGAGAAGAAAGCTGTACGTTTTTGTTTGGAGGCTTGGCTTACATCAAGTTCATTGGAACTTGCAAGTTTCTTAAATGACTGAAAAATGGGATGAAGACAATGACATGCATGGCCAGTGTATATATTATCAGTTTGTTCTCATTTGCAATAATTTCGGATTTTTAAAATCACGTGGGTAACTCTAATTTGATTGGAACTTCGTGTTCTGATGTCCTTTCCAGCAGCCACCTATCCAAAACTCTTCCCTAAAAAAAGTAGAGCGGAAATAATTCTCTCTTGTTGTATATGTAGGAGGTGGGAGGAAAGTGACACGTGTTGAGGTAACCGTGGACGGTGGAGAGAACTGGCGTGTGTGCGAGTTAGACCACCCGGAGAAGCCCAACAAGTACGGCAAATACTGGTGCTGGTGCTTCTGGTCACTGGAGGTGGAGGTTCTGGACCTGCTTGTAGCCAGGGAGATTGCTGTTCGAGCCTGGGATGAGTCCCTCAGCACCCAGCCCGAGAAGCTCATTTGGAATGTCATGGTATATATGCTTTTCAGCCAATCAGTTTCTTATACTTGTTAATTTGCTGTCCACTTGTTTTTGCTTGGCCTGAGGTCCACCGGGTTTGGTAAGTGTTTGTCCCGTTGTTACCATTGGTTCCTTCCCATTGCATCTCTCACTCTCACCGCATTAATATTGAAAGCACGCGGGGCCTAAAAAATTTCAGACTTCCGTACATATGCTATTTGTTGGGTTCGTTCATTTTTGTTGATTTCAATACGACATGATTCCTTTATGTCCCTCGGGTGAACATGCTATCAAATCAACCTAAATGCTGGTGTAATCATGGTCGAcatcataaaatacaaaatttccTGATTAATTACAGCTACAACTAATCATTTGAGTACGTagacaatttataaaaaataattgcatcACTGATCTTTGAAAttagtttaaattataaataattctatatgatacaaaaagtttatgaatagtttttgtggtaaactataattacgaattactccCTAAATTCATCTTCGACCACCAAATTAATAGATTCCGCTAGTTTGTTACGTCATACTCAATAAGaacgacacgtgtccattacaataaaaaaaatataaataaaacttaatttttttaaaaaaaaaaggaaaatagcaAATGAGTGGTTGCCGGGAGTGGTCGGCCATGTCTGGGGGGTGACACGTGGCCACCCCAGAGCCTGAGATGGCCACGTGCCGATTTCCCATGaggtatgacgtgacaaactaacggaatTTGTTAATTTGATAGAGAAAAATTGGTTtagagagtgattcgtaattatagtttattacGGGGAtcctccataaactttttgtatcacaaagagtgatttgtaatttaagccaaccctAATGACCAATGATACaattatctcaatttttttgaaatttgttgtGCATGGTACACTAATTTAAGCTTGTTAAAATTGTGTGCAGGGAATGATGAACAACTGCTGGTTCCGGGTGAAAACAAATGTGTGCAAGGCGCACAAGGGGGAGATTGGAATCGTGTTTGAGCACCCAACGGTACCAGGAAACCAATCTGGCGGATGGATGGCAAGGGAAAAGAACCTCGAGACATCATCCGACGCAAACCAATCCATCAAGAAGAGTATCTCATCCCCTTTCATGAACACGTCTTCAAAGATGTTCTCAATGTCCGAGGTCAAAAAGCACAACTCGGCCGACTCAGCTTGGATCATCGTCCACGGCCACATCTACGATTGCACACGGTTCCTCAATGACCATCCAGGTGGCGCCGACAGCATTCTCATTAACGCAGGCACTGACTGCACCGAAGAGTTCGACGCCATACACTCCGACAAGGCCAAGAAAATGCTCGAGGACTATCGAATCGGCGAGCTGATCACGGTAGGTTATGCTTCCGACTCGACCACCTCTTCACCCAACAGCACAGTGCATGGCGCGTCGAACACATCCCAATTACTTGATCCCATCAAAGAAATCGCGCCACTAAGAAGTGTCGCTCTCATCCCAGGGGCGAAAATCCCGGCCAAGCTCgtagaaaaaaaatcaatatcccATGACGTGCGGCTATTCCGATTCGCATTGCCGTCCGATGATCAGATCTTGGGTTTGCCAGTAGGGAAGCATATATTTTTGTGCGTTACCATAGACGGCAAGTTGTGCATGCGGGCTTACACTCCAACGAGCTCCATTGACGAAGTTGGGTACATGGATCTAGTGATTAAGATTTACTTCAAAAATTTGCATCCGAGGTTTCCTAACGGCGGGCTTATGTCACAGCACTTAGACTCACTTCCAATAGGTTCGGTTCTAGACGTGAAGGGTCCATTAGGTCACGTAGAATATACTGGACGTGGCAACTTTTTAGTTCATGGCAAACCCAAGTTTGCCAAAAGGTTAGCCATGCTGGCCGGTGGGACTGGGATCACGCCCATATATCAAGTGGTTCAAGCCATTTTGAAGGACCCGGAGGATGAGACAGAGATGTTTGTGGTGTACGCAAATCGCACCGAAAACGATATTTTGCTTAGAGAAGAGCTCGATGATTGGGCTAAGAAGCATGACAAGTTGAAGGTGTGGTATGTGGTGCAAGAATCTGTAAGGGAAGGGTGGCAATACAGTGTGGGAGTCATCACTGAGAATATTCTACGGGAGCACATCCCAGAAGGATCGGACGATGCTCTGGCGTTGGCATGTGGACCCCCGCCAATGATTCAGTTCGCAGCGCTGCCGAATTTGGAGAAGATGAATTATGATGTCAAGAATTCATTGCTAGTATTTTAGATGTTCAGAAGTACTGAGGACTTGAGGTGAGCTAGCTAGCTTGCGTACATACACGTACTGCAATTCCCttgcattttcttcttctttttcttttgaagttttCTTGATAAGGCCAGGAAAAAAATGAGCAAATTGAATTGCTTGAATAGATTTTTAGGCCTCTAATTTTCCTTTTAACCCAGGGAATTAAGCTTAAGTATATAGGGTTGTTATACCCTATCTATGTAGAATTTATCATTTGGTGTCTCATGTACGTTGAGAATATATCTATAGACTATTCCGTACGTGGGTTTGGCATCAATACTTTTGAGTATCTTTTTTGTCTATGTGAAGCCACATACATGGGATGATGGGAATCTAATTGATTAGATGgaagataagaaaaaataaaacaaagataaaGATCGATACATCACTGTAATTAAGAAGGATTTAACTGGAGAATGTGtgcaaatattaaaaatcaaattaacttAATTTCATGAGTCGTCATCCCTTATTGCTGAAAGCTTACAGTTATGACACATACAGGTTTCCTAATTAATTCGATCAGTGAGTCAAGACAACATAAAATTCTGTGCGCATGGCGGCATGCAATACAAGAAGGTATCGGAATTGGATATTCTTGAGAAAATAATTAATGCTTGTAAACTGACTCAACTCCATGGACTCTATATAATCATTAATTAgtaaattattattctttttctaatgGTTTTCGTAAGCTATTGCAAATCATAGTTAGAAGTTTCCCAAAGACAAGAAGAAACTCCTAATTCCTAATTATCCCATGACTGAAAATGAATCAAGTCGACATGAGATTTAAAACTGCATATATGCTCAAGGTCAACTCATATTAAGATGTGATTCTTAACAAAATTAACCTATGATTTTTAGAAGATTATACAAAAATTtatctataaaagaaaaagataatatgTGAAAAATTATAAGACAAATTTGCTTATCATATATCTAGTATATGGATACGGCTAACTTCAGTATAAACCTGAgttttataataaaagtttgAAAATGATGCCCCCATCaaataatctatttaattagGCTAGGGAAAGTTATATACGCAATAAAACACACGGGAATGAaatagctttaaaaaaaaaaaaaaaaagatttatatttttgaaaaatcatttgtcatttttattttagttgattttttcaTGGGCGGTAGACAACCTCCAACCAAAACTCTAAGGGGCTTTGGAGACGGTGCAACCACTCCTGGTGTGTAAGACAAAtttatttatcatatatatagtatatggaGACGGCTAACTTCAGTATAAACTTGGGTGGGTTTTATATAAAGGTTTGAAAATGATGCCCCCGATCAaatcatctttttaattaactaGGGAAGGTTATACACGCAAGAAAACACCCAGGAATGAAATagctttaaaaataatattttgaaaaattatgtcATTTTTATTCTAGTTGATATTTTCATGGGTGGCAGACAACCTCTAACCAAAAATCTAAAGGGTTTTAGAGATGGTGCAACCACTCTCGACGTGCCAAATGTGGTCACGACCGGAGATATAGTTGGGGCCGCGCTGATTAAGAGGAAAGTTATACTATTTCtgtgttatttttataagtaagaatatGTTAAGAAATTTGATAATTCTTATTCCCAAATAATCATCGTATCAGTGTAGAAAACTGTCAAAATGTACCCTTAATTTTCTTTGTCAAGTTTGTTCTTAATTTCATGTTTCTCTTGTACAATCAAATAAAAGTTGAAGAGCCGGACCTAGAGAGCAAAAGCAGTTTTGCTGGGTGTTCGCGCCGGGGGGGTGTGGGGGGGGGGAGGTTCCACGCTTACCTCCCCAGTGGTGTTTCCCCTCTCGTCCTTCTAGGGTAGGGGAGATTTTTTGCTCCTCCTTGGCTAGAGTCAGTGGAGTTTTTGTGTCCTCCAACCATTAGAgttttggagtttttgttccTCTGGGTTAGATCCGATAATGGTTGATGTTCCCTGGCAGAAGACTTCACGGGATTTGGGTTGGGGAGTGACTTTTTGGTGTGTTTTTTGGCGGAGTTTttgatctaatttttttttgtttgggtttctttatttggagtCAGATCTGCTCACTTTGGCTGGTTTTTTCAAAACACGCGCCTCTCCACGGTGGTTGTCGGCTTCTTCCGATCCAGCAGTCTCCAGCCACGGCCATGCCGGTTCTTCATATGCTCGACGTGTGGCCTACACGCGCCAAGGAGGTCACTCCCTGGACCGGCACGCGTGGGTCACGACTTGTCTTCCAGGGCGCGGTTAGGGGTTTTTCTATGGATTTGATGTCTTCCGACGGATTTCTGCTGTAGAGGAGGTCTCCAGTAGCGGCGCCACCTGACGCTAGCCCGGTTTTGGCTTTTGTTTTAGGGTGTTTTATGTTGTCTGTTCATAGTTTGCCTCTGTGATGCTTAAAAGttactggactatttgttggcttaGGTGTTAGATCtgtcatattttatttgttgattgtgcttaaatgtaaagagttgCTCATTGTTGTCCCTGTAATGATTATGTATTGTTTAAGTTGCTGTTCAAGCCAGAATTATCTGGTGGTTTAGGGTGTTGGGGGTCTTCAACCTCTTATTTTTGTCCTTGTCCTAGagtttttttgaataatatatgATAGTACAtactatttgttaaaaaaataaataaaaaaattgaagttaaTTTTCAGAGTCAAGACGTGATGATGAGAAGTTGAGAACGTACAGTTTACCGACGACATGAATTGATATTCAACCTTATCGATCTAATTAAACCAATAAATATCTTGCACAAATAGACAATTCATCTATGCACGTACAATATTGTTAGATAATTCCGAAAGAAATCGATGGATTTAATTATGATGGGTAACCCAAAAGTCCTGATCTCGATCAATTGCCATCCGCTCGCATATATACGATGCTCACATGGTCACgttcaagagagagagagagagagagagagagagagagagagagagacttttaTATATGCTTGATAGGGACCAGATAGACCGAAAGGCTCTTTTAATTCTTTACCCACCGCCGCGTCCCGTGCTTTCACGGTGAGCCAAAGAGCAACAATAAATCCTTGTCCCCTTGACCCCTTGGCCCCTTGGCCCTTGTTCTCTGGTGCCTGGAAAGGTCATATAGGATTATAGGCATGGAGCTTCAGTTTCCCCGCGCGCAGCAACGTGGCCCTTATCTTGATCCCCTTTTTTATCccattcttaattaattaattaattaattaattaattcccaTTTCACAGGAACCATAAAGTTTGGAATATCTATGATTCCTTGTGAATTTAGCTGCCAACCAAGCGAATTAATCATATTACGTTGTTTCCCACCTTCCCGGTTCACGGCGCAAACGACAAGGACGGACTGTTTTGCTGTTTTCATTTTCCTAACCCAtatactattaatttttttttacctaatctttattatatttctttaccccccccccccttttaaatttattttatttggatatGTAATTATTTTAAGAGCACTGGGACGTCACATAGGGCTGGAATATATTGGACCCAAACAGATCGATTCGACTAACATCCTGCGGCTAAACAAATCTACtctctattttagtttttttttttttttttccttctagctATTGACTTTTTCATAACATTTATATTCGGCCCTCTATTTTAGTTATATTTACTttcactattttattaaaatatttaaaatattcattttcaataatttctttatttttttttcagatggcAGGGAtactagagatttttttttttattttttttttgctttcacaTTCGGTGAGTAACAGTACTCACCAAAGCATTGATCAAGCAGCTCacaaaatgttttgaaatgtAATTCATTTTGGTCCCGTTTTAGGATCTTCACTAGTTTATTTTGGCTAGCTAGCTGGATGAAAATTCAATCCCAATATAAGACGCGGGTCGATTTTAGGGGAAGATAAGCTTGTATCATTTAGAGACATACACATTTAATTATCTTATGACATGAGCATATataattgacaaaaataaactaTAAACAAATTAACATAATTAAATAGATGTAGTAAACAAATGAGCATAAATAATTGACAAATTTCGATCGTACTATATATAACCTATAGCTAGTCGATCATGATTTGTTTAATTACAGCTTTATTTGGGACTAACAATTATCTCATAGTCGATCATGTGTCTCTAAATATACGCGCGTACTCTTTCTAAAGAAAAGCTTGGACTCACTATTGAATGAAATCTACTCAAATGGTAGTAAATCTGTTCAAGATCTGCTACAGATTATATTTGAGTCTTCCAATTAGATGGGTTATAAATTCCTAAGAAATTAAAATGCTGCTAGAAAgtagaaagaggaaaaaaagaaaagaaaagaaagaaataaacaagGCCTTATTTGATTACatctaattattaatttaattatttaattaatattctcatGCTTTACTTTCTTTGTTTTATATTGAGGCTTGGATTAAATTATAACCGAAAATAAGAGGATTTATTGATCATTTGGGCACTGCAACTGGAAGCATCAATCCAAACTTGTCCCAAAAAGAATTTAGTAATATAGGCCAGGAATGACTAAACGATGATGATGCCCGTAAATTTTTTTCACTACACCGAAGTATGAGGTGCATTTCATTTTGGGATTTTGttctttaatcttttttcttgcttaattttgataatatatatatatatatatatatatatatatatatatatatatatatatatatatatatatataattttttttttacttcatgTTAGAAAAGTGTTATCTTTCACTATTACGTCCCCGTTTCTTgctaaaagaaacttagggaaAAAAATTCAACGATCGAGATCACTATAATTAgagatatttgttttcttttgacaGAGGTTTTTGAAAGGGTATTATCTTGCCTGCGTAGGAAAATCTATCCGAATAGAAGTTCACCCGAACAGAACCTTCGAGGATTAGGCTCTCTTTGACAAccatctacaatttttttttgttacttttatagATATAAAGAAGCAAAAATTGCTAGAGGatccaaatccaaattcaaCAACAATACACAAGAATTTGCTTTCGATCCTACTTACCCAAAAATCGAgctgaaaaaaaagaaaagaaatcaagcTTCTTGAGCTCATGCAGGATTGGAATTGATGTTTCTGCATCCCACATCAACTTCAGGCCTTGAAACTTGAAAATTGTCCCCATTAAGACCAGCCTGCTAAAATATGTATTTGATTGATGGGCCTCATCTTAGCAGGCTGGTCTTAATGGGCATTTCATGCACTAGCCCAACCCAGATTGATATTTTCTCTTCTATATATTAAATGCCTCTTAAGACAATTTaccaactcttttcttttctttctttttttgaaagggATATTTTGTGGTCAACTCATTAGATGAAATATGGAAAATAATGGattattttcatgaaaaataaaaataatttttgggttttcttgCCATCTTTCCATCAacattccatttaaataattaacgGTTAGTTTGTCACATAGGAACAAAAACGAAGTCAAAAACTATTTGTCGAGGGctaaaaaattttgttactaaAGGCTAGCAAGCTATTGGGCCATGGCTTATACCAGCCCCCCCCCCAATTCATCTCTACATGGGAACTTATCATGTTACACCACATGACAAAAAGGgtcactacaaaataaataaataaataaaataaaataaaaactaagaaAAGTGGTAGAGGTGGTGGACCACCTCCAAAAATATCTATCCTAAAAATCCACCATCACTTATGATCAGCCACCCTCTCACACGGGGAGTGGTGGTTAAACCACCCTCACCAGTCCATCCTAGTTCCACCACAACTCCTTTTGTGCATGATGTGGCAGTTTTTGCCACATGGTGTCATGTTGGTAAGTGTGACGTGGTAAATTGTCCACATGACAAACAGATTGTTAATGAACAAAAGGTAAACAGAAAAATCGATTAAAAACATAAGTAAAACTGAAGAAGctaattgtcaaaattgaaatcggaaggaaatatatatatccttaattttattttagtcatTATctgataacaataataataataataataagagaaaagaggggggggggggggggaggggggggggggggggtggagagATGTGAAGCAAGACCTATAATGTGATAGCAGGAGAACTTGGACACACCCATATGGATTATGGCTCATATTCTACTACGGTTCATGCATCCACGAGGTACTGTGTCGCATGCCTGCTTGATATATACATGCATCAGCGGTTGATCCGAGCTCGGGAATCAAATATCACGTAACATCAACGGTTGCAATCAGCATATATAATCTGTGTACCAATAAAATATGATCGAGGATAACAACGAACAATCAACTTATCATACTGCATAAGAATCTTTacttttttcaactttatatatgTCGACACAACAGAATGATGGCCGGGCCTCCATCGATCTTTTATGCAGTATTTATAGCAAGACAAGTTCTGCAAAATCTCTAAGCTTCGATCCATGGCTCAAGCCGGGTCTATATCTGCGGAAACAGAGACGCTGAGCCATGTTTCCAGACTAGCGAAAGCGTTTAAAGCTTTCGATGCTGACAATGATGGGGCAATAACGGCGGCTGAGCTCGGCGGCATCATGGCTTCGCTCGGGTACAACCCGAGCGAAGAGGAGGTAAGGTCTATGATGCTTGAGGGAGACACTAACAAAGATGGGTTGCTGAGCATAGAGGAGTTCTTGGAGATGAACACCAAGGATATGGAACTTGGTTCCTCCGCGCGCCGTTTTCCTTAAAGCGGCAACCGAAACTCTCAGTACTGTTGATGGGGATGATGCTCTGAACGGGGAGGAGCTGTTTGAGGTGATGTGGAATCTGGGTTGTGGGTTGACTCTGGAGGATTGCCAGAATCTTGTTGCTTCCATGGATGGAGATGGGGATGGAGCTGTCAGCTTTCTGGATTTCAAACTTATAATAAATTCCCTCCTCTAGATTAATCCTAGCTAGTGATCGATCTTCTGCATGtatattcttaaaataaatcAAGTGATATATAACCATGTTGTGTAAAACAAATCTACGTCCTAATATTCAATAAATTTCAAGAGATTTTAACTATCATGAATTtcacaataaattaataaatgaaCAAAACCCGAAAGAGTAAATACCAAGAAATTCACCATTAGAAGTACCTCTCCATATCAGCCTGTCTTTTTGATTGTATCATGAGCTAATTGTCATCTGACATACAGATATGACTTAATCCAGGTGAAAAATTTCATGGATCAAAGGGATACTCCACCACCTGGTGTCCTTATATATCGTTTTGCCAACAACGCCAGTCCAGTGATTTGGCATGTTCCAAATCGCATCTTTAATGGCTCAAAAAGTCTGGACTCTTGATCTCCCAATCACCACTGATAGACCCAAATATTTCTCATAGCTTTGGGTAGATTGCACTCTAGTAAGAGCTAGGATTTGTTGTCTTACCTCCTGACTAGTGTTCTTGCTAAAAAAGATGCATGCATACTTTTCGCTTTGTTAATTAAGTATATGGCATGAAGCTTTCTCGTAAGCGTTTGATATCTGCTGCAACCTGCACCATTCCACATAATTTGTCTTGCAAAGCATAAGGCTATCGTTAGCAAAAAACAAATGGTTAATTATCTCCGCTGCAACCTGCACCATTAAATCCACATAACTTGTCTTGCAAAGCAAAATGCTATCGTtagcaaaaaaacaaatggaTAATTATCTTGGACTTTCATAGCTAGTAATAGAAACATTTATGAGCTCTCCCTTATTTTCTACCATGTGAAGCAGACCGGTGAGGGCCTCCGCACATAGAATAAAGAGATAAAGGAATAAATGATCCCAATATTGTCTAATTCCTCTAGTAGGAATAATGTGCCCATCTGGTTGTCCATTAACAATGATAGAATATGACACTAGGCTAATACACTTCATGATCAATTGGTTCAACATGTTGTCAAATCTAAGCTTTCTCATGACTTTCTCTGGGAAAACTTTAT contains the following coding sequences:
- the LOC133854205 gene encoding nitrate reductase [NAD(P)H], whose amino-acid sequence is MAASVENRRFTHPELAANGLGRNFKPVPSSHRSDSPERCRQIPSSPKKRAETVEDSSSEDENENDYRELIQEGNGELEPSILDSRDEATADKWIERNATMVRLTGKHPFNSEAPLTRLMHHGFITPVPLHYVRNHGPVPKGRWEDWTVEVCGLVNGPARFTMDRLVTEFRSREFPVTLVCAGNRRKEQNMVKQTIGFNWGAAGVSTSVWRGVLLRDVLKRCGIFSRKRGALNVCFEGAEDLPGGGGSKYGTSIKYEIAMDPSRDIILGYMQNGERLSPDHGFPVRMIIPGFIGGRMVKWLKRIIVTTQESNNYYHYNDNRVLPSHVDAELANAEAWWYKPEYIINDLNVNSVITTPLHEEILPINSWTTQRPYTLRGYAYSGGGRKVTRVEVTVDGGENWRVCELDHPEKPNKYGKYWCWCFWSLEVEVLDLLVAREIAVRAWDESLSTQPEKLIWNVMGMMNNCWFRVKTNVCKAHKGEIGIVFEHPTVPGNQSGGWMAREKNLETSSDANQSIKKSISSPFMNTSSKMFSMSEVKKHNSADSAWIIVHGHIYDCTRFLNDHPGGADSILINAGTDCTEEFDAIHSDKAKKMLEDYRIGELITVGYASDSTTSSPNSTVHGASNTSQLLDPIKEIAPLRSVALIPGAKIPAKLVEKKSISHDVRLFRFALPSDDQILGLPVGKHIFLCVTIDGKLCMRAYTPTSSIDEVGYMDLVIKIYFKNLHPRFPNGGLMSQHLDSLPIGSVLDVKGPLGHVEYTGRGNFLVHGKPKFAKRLAMLAGGTGITPIYQVVQAILKDPEDETEMFVVYANRTENDILLREELDDWAKKHDKLKVWYVVQESVREGWQYSVGVITENILREHIPEGSDDALALACGPPPMIQFAALPNLEKMNYDVKNSLLVF